A stretch of DNA from Hirundo rustica isolate bHirRus1 chromosome 1, bHirRus1.pri.v3, whole genome shotgun sequence:
CTTTAATTGATCTCACTTCATATTTCCTGCAATCTACTATGCTATGGttgtatattttttcccttgcagcATAAAATATATCAATATCCACAGCTTATGAATACATCAAAACTTCTACCATTTCCAACTGCAAGTAGACTGCGTGTTCTCAAACCCagatgtaaaattaaaatggaaaaggtaataaatattgcaaagaacattaaaaaaagaaaggatcaTGATTGCAATTAGTGTACAATAAGAATTTACTCcacattttccatttattttaactgCTTATATAAGAGTCTTAACTCTGTAGTTTAGCTTGAAGGACACAAGAGTAGCAGAGAGAAAGTGGCATTATATGAGTTACCTTCTATAAATTCAGAGGATTGTTTATCATATAAACATATTTATAAAACAAGCATGGTCAAGACTACTGAGCTTGAATACATGAAGTGAGGTATTCAGATTATACAGCTGCAATGGCCTAAGAAACTTCCAAGGATAGTTCCAAGGAAAACATTGTCATTGGCCTCATTTAGCTTAGGAGAAAGCCAGAACTAAAATGCCATTGCCTTAATCAAGccaaataaactaaaataaatgtgattaTGGTAggcagaattaaaaacaaacaaacaaacaacaaaacaaaacaaaacaaaacaaaaagcctgaGTAATTCTTATTTTATGTTTCCTTACTTTATGTTTCCTTGAGTTACACAATTGAGCTGTAAACACAAAAAGTAGTTTTACAAGGTCTACCGTTAAGACTActgtatttattgtattttaatagaaaaaggtagctgctggctcaggttttatttcatgtaCTTAAACTTAGCCCTGCGATATTTTGCAACTAGAAACACTGTAGTCATGCCAAAGCACAAAGAGGAACTAGAAAATGCAACCcatttaaaaacccaacaacctaGAACCAATTCATTAAGTAACTGGCAAAGTGAAACGGCAAAGTGAAACAGCAAAGTAAACAAACCACAATGTTGgtgaaaatgcacaaaaatataaaatattaatttggcTTATATTTTAGACATCTGAGGTATATAAGCAACACagataagggttttttttaagaatatatGACTTTAATTTTGTCCCTTGAATGATAAATTTACAATGAAAATGACATATCCACcataattttgaaatacaaTGTAGTTACCACCGCTTTCCTGAAAATGCCTTTCCATTATATTTGCTTCTGGCAGAGGAGTaaatttgacaaaaataaattcttatgCACATCCACCCTTAGGGGATTAAtagcaaaatgaaacatttaaaattaaatagatgaagataaaaaaaaaaaaataaaataaacattcttCCTGGGTCTCCTCAAACAAGGTTTTCTACAGAACATTGTCTAGTACACCACtctttaaaaacctgaaaaaacaacggaaaaaaaaaaaaaaccacccaaaaaaaccaacaacaaaataaagaaacaatatCTGTTTATTGAGCATGAGGCAAAAGGCGACAATTGACATTGGCCTGATATTTTACCTCTCGTTGATTGGGATAATTTTCCCAGTGTTCAGTATCGATGTCAGTCCACCCCTAGAACTGTGAGGCCATTTGTGTTGGGAAGAACAGACCCAGTAAATATATTCATGGTGCCTGTGCCAACTTCTGAAGTGTCTGTTGATCCTCTGAGGCTCCTCTCCCGCTGAGGCCTCTCTCCCCAAGGCTGTCAAAGATGCTCGTGTCTATTCCTCTGATACTTGCCACGGACAGCTCAAGTGGAGAcggttttatttaatttggaaGAGGATGAATTTGCTCTGCCATCTCTCTGTGCTCCCACAATGTGTACTCAAATATTAGTGGACAAATATATCAAATAAATATCAGATAAAAGCACCCAAAATATGGGAATGCAAAGAAAGGATATATTTTAGGGTATGGTCAGAGAAGATATTCAAAGACTCCACTGTTGCTTCTAGAAATGTCAGGACAATTCAGAAATGTCAGTTCCTTTACCAGTTTCCAGATTGTAACTGAAGGATCATGTAGCTCTCtcactctttctctctctttctctctctctaaatAGGTATATAAAGATCAGCTGGAAAGTGCAGACAGAATTGTTCACTGGTTAGATTTACTTAGAGCTACAGGGTATAtatgtgctttgttttgtcttATTGATCAATCTAGCTTACATTTTTagcacacacaaacaaaaaccaggaaaaataaaaaagctgatGAAAAACACGAACAACACAAATAAGGTTCCGATCGTGCAAATTTTGCTTCACTGGATAAAGCACTTCTTGACACAGTAATGTCCAAAATCCCCCTCCCCCAGAAAAATACAGGACTGAGACtgaagccattttttttttttttttttttccttttttttcttttctttttttttttttttttcttttttccttaaggctatacaacacaaagaaataaagcatgGAAAGAACACCTCATTGGGCTGAACACTCCATTCTTCTGGCTCTGGAGTGAGCCTTTGACAAAGCAATTCTGTGGTCCGAGTTATTTGCTTCATTGGGACAAcaacaagagaaagaaaaagaggaaaaatgaaagagaggaaataataaaaaaaattaagaaagtcAATGATCCCAACAATAAAATCCAAAATTGACTTTACAATCACAGGTACAAATTGGTCAGGTcgataatttcatttttcctaaAGATCACTGTTGTCTAAAACTAATTAGAGGCGCAGGTTCCAAGGAATTGTCAATATTCAGAGCAAATGTTGAAGTTTAGAAGGTTATCATTCTTCTACTGTGACAGTCTGACGGGGTGACTGAAAATATTGTCATGTGCTGCCAAGTTCAGGGTGTCATTAACAATTGAATCCTCATTCCGGCTCATAGATCTGTCTCCTATTTGGCCTTCTTTTATAGTGGAAAGACTAAGAAGCCGGAAAAGGTTGAATATTTCCACCCTCCCATGAGGTTACCCCTTTCCAGTTTGAGATGCACTTTGTCTTCTCTTTCCATGAGGAGCAAGACCCCATTGCTGGCTGCTTCTCTGGTGACGTCCTGATCTCCTGCAAAAGCTGAAATCACTGGGTAGCCGTTTTGCATTAAACTTACCTAAAAAGTGTAAAGAGACAGAATCTGAGTTTTCTTAAATCTCTCAATGATTTTTTTGCCCTGTGTACATCATTAAACTTTTGTACAGGTTAAAATGTAGGTTGAATTAAGCTAAGGAAATAGGCAATGTGTGATTTCTGTCATGTATACAGACTCCTTTAAAAATAACCCACAGTCTCATTTTTCAACTcctgaggtggtttttttttgttgttgttgttgttttgttgttttgtttttgttgtttttgtggggtttttgatttttttttttatatgagTCTAGAAATGAgcatttgaaggaaaaaaaatataaagataaggaaaggaaaagacagcATCTTCTTTAGATTAGAACCCACCTGGATGGTTTGTCTGTTATAGACCTTGACCACGTGGAAACTGAAACTATATATCCCTTTTCTTGGAGCTACAAATATACTGGAAGCAAGATCAAAATGGTTGCCAATATTAACTAATACCTGGAATGTAAACAaatagaaggaagaaaagaagagagagaaagacagaaatcagagaaatcagACTCCGCTTTAGAAAAGCACCAGCAAAAATCTGACATGAGCTCAATGACCAACATAAAGCATAGTCAAAATGGTATTTGCAGCACAATTAAAAGTGCATGCCCAGGGAATGGAATCAAGTTACAGAGGTATTTAAAAGGCATCAGAGTTAATAAAGCAATTTAGTTACGCAAAAATTATCTCAAAAGCCTGTTAGATGAATTGCAAATGTCCACACTGAGCTGTCAATAAAGCAAAGGTGgcagaaggaggagggggaggactGTGaaatggagggaaggagggaggggaaaaaaggtaagaaaaaataCCAAGTCATTAGCTCACAATgaaaatttatgttttttaGATAACACTACTGAAATCAGAGCTGACCTCGAGTTTAATAGGGTGTAGAACTAAAACTGCACCGCAGAGAGGGGCAAAGAAGGAAAGTGgatgctcagcaataacaacaTCTGCCACCTCATGTCTCTGTCCCTCTGGAGGGCTGTGCCATTGGCCCACACGCTCCTCAGGAGGCTAGGGTGGCCTGTTCCTCCTTCCCGGCAAAACCcttaatttttcatatatttcagtggttttttgaaacaaaacaaaacaaaacaaaacaaaaaagaaaaaaaagaaaagaggaagagctGAGCACTTCGGCAGATGTGCAAAGCCTCGTTCGGAGCGGCGGCCGCACCCAGCGGATCCCGCCGATCTGACGAGGACTTGTCCTCGGCTCACCCGCTGGCGCCTTGTCCAGGCTCCTGTGACGGGGAGCAGGATTTGGCTCAAAAGGCACGGGCGGAGGGAGAGAAGAACCTGCGGGTGGGTGGCGATGCCGTCCGGCGAGCGGGTGTGCCCGAGCCGGCTGCTCCGCCGTGCCCGCCCCAGGGGCACACCCGTCACACTCGCGAGCTAAAACTCTGCTTTaatgaagaaatacaaaacaggaaaagacaaaaacacCATCGCCCCCGACGCCCTAAATCCCAAGCCCTTCCTGCCAAGCAGCCAAAGTCTACAGTTCCCCAAAAacggaataaaaaaaataaattaaacaaccCTTATTGTGGGAGCACCGAGAAAACGCCTTCAAACTCCTAGGAACCGCACATTGCCGGGTAAAGAATCTAAAATATGCTATATATGGGGGGCtgactttttgttgttttggttttttatttctctactgATCTGATTTTATATGATTTGTATGCGACGAATAGCTGTGCAACCTCATTAGGAGGGACAGGTAGACAGATAAATGACAaccagaaaagacaaaacaaaacaaaacaaacaaccaaacaaacaagcaaacacgTCCAGAGAAAACAGTCTGGTATGCTAATTTTGTCTGACTCTGCAATACTACTTCAGGAGTCAGAAGCggtaggaaaaaggaaatttcaccgcaaaaaaataaagtagatgGACGGGGTTTGGTCTCCGGGAGGCGAGAGGTGCGACgaggcaggggcaggacaaGCAGGCAGGGCTTTTCGCTGCTCTGCCCGGCGTGTGCCGTGAGGGATAACATTCCGATACAGCCCGCCGGGGACACCGTTTGCCTCGTCTGATAACGCGGGAAACACCCTCTTctttcctcatccctccctccctctgagAGATGCTGTGACATTGCCAAATGCTCTCCGAACAGGCGGATCCGGCGACTCCTCATCAGTAAATCCCTGAGTTTGCACGGAAGGAGGGATGCGCACCCTTCCCCCGGGTCATTCCTGGCCGGCCGAGGCAATCCTTGGCTGCAAGGCGCCCCCGCACGCGTCCGAGGCACAGACTTTCACCTTAAAGTTCTTTCTGTACTAGCGATAGTGACCGGACAAGAAGCCCGCGTGTTCACCCCCCGTATCACCCTAGGAAAGCCCCGCAGCTACCTAAAAGAACTTTCCAAAGTTTTTCTGGGGAGCTGAGACGTGAAGTTGCTATTGAGCGGGTGGGTCGGGATTAAAAGATGGAACGGGAACCAGAAGGAGAATACGCATGCCGCCAGGGGGAGGCAGGGGCGGGGGATGTCCGCGCAGGGAGCGGGGACGAGGGGTAGCGACGGCGAAGCAGGCGGCGGCTGACCTGGTCGAAGTAGATGGTCATGGTGCGGTTGCTCATCTCGGAGGGCTCGTGGTTGGTGCTGCGGGTGGCCGAGAAGGCCACCTTGGCGCTGCCCGAGCGCACCGAGATCCCCAGGGAGGAGGTGATGGCGCCGTCGGCCGAGGGGCTGGAGTCGCAGACCACCAGGCACTTCCCCTCCAGGACGATGGGCTCCGTGTCGTTCTGCGCCCGCACCGGACACCCggcgggcagcagcagcagcagcagcggcagcgccgccgccaggcagcaggagcagccgcCCGCCGGCTCCGGCagcgccccccgccgccgccacccCATGCCcagcgccgcgccgccgccgctccggaTCGCTGCCGACATGAGggcgccccgcgccgccgccgcggacGGGCGGGCGGCCGCGGGGAGGCGGAGGGGGCTGCGCGCCTGCTGCCGCCGCGGCGCCCTGCGGCCAGCGCTCTGCGGGACGGCGGCTGGGCAGCGGCGGCTGCGGCCGCGCCTTCCtccccttcttctcctcctccgcctcctcctctGCGCGGGGCGAGGGAGCCTTCTCAGAGGGCGGGAGGCGCGCAGCAGCCTGCCGAGGGGAAAGGCGGCGGTGAGGCACGGCAGCGGGCAGGCGGGAGCCGGCACCACGCCGCCAGGCGGGATGCACCTCCCCGCCCCCGGCGCCCCAGCGAGTACAACAGGTCTGGGAGACACCTGGCTTCCCGGTGTGCCCTCTTTCTCCCGttccccagcagcctggggtcCCTCAGCCCCTGCCGTACTCCgagtggggaggagggggcagcGCGGCAGCTTGTATCCCCAAGCCCCCGGTGGAGCATCCTGCGGGGAGCCCTGGGCAGTCCCTTTTCCGCCCCACAACCAGAGGGGTCTCCAAAACCCGGGTCCACTTCttcccacagccccaccatTTACTACATCTGCGAGCCTGGTTTGTATCCGTCTCCTAACGTCCCAGACACCACGAAAGGAGATTTTATTCTTGTTATAAGTAACGCGCCCTCCCTCCCCTCGATGGAGCTGCCCCGGCTATCTGTGGAGTTCGAGGGCGGCCGGGGCGCCCCGAACCCCGCGCCCCtcgccccggcgctgccccggccggGCTCTGGAAGCCGCCGCCGCCCTTCTGCCCGCCTGGGGGCTGATGCTCCCGGGCACCGATTTTTACTTCCCAACCTTCCGTGCTCCAGGCTAGGCTACCACCACTGCTGCCGACCCCGGCGACTCCCTAAACTCgggagaaggaagcagctgcCTCAGATATCCCCCGCTTCCCACGCCGGCATGCACACCTACAGCAGGAGTCAAAACCTCACCCGGCTTCTCCCTCGGAAGTTGCATCTCAGTTTTTCCCGTTCACCAGAACACCAGGAGATCTCGCTCTAGGGAGATCTCCCCTACATTTCCCCAGAGGCATCTTTACCGCTACCCTAACCCTGCACCTTATTTTTGCTatcatttaaaatgcaaaaaagaacAGCCGACGGGGAGGAGAACGGCCTTTTTACCTGGGAGGTCCATGACAGGAGAGGAGGGCTGGCTAGGTAGCTCGTCCGTGAACTTGTACAGCTTAGAGAAAATGAGCCGAGATTGCGctggcagaaagaaaaggaaacaggagTCGCCTCTTTCTCTCCCGCCCATTGCCAATAATCATCCCCCTCCCGCCAGCCGCTAGCACCACCACCCcacttcctccctcctcccctcttctccgacacacacacacacacacacacacacacacacacacacacacacacacacacacacacacacacacgcacgcacacacaGGCAGCCGGCAGGGATTCAGACACCGGGACCGGAGCGAAGTGCCGCCACGGTAACGCCGACGATGCCGCACCCCAGTCCTTGCCCCAGCCAGGCACCCCCGCGCCTTGGACGCGCACCTCGACACATCACGAGCAGCAGCGACAAGCCGCGATGTTCCCACTGGGACGGCCACTCCGGTGTCACTGGAGGCAGGGAACAGCCGTGTCGCCTccccatccccccccccccctccattATTTCTACTTGAACCCGTCGTGTTAAGACGTTCCTGTTCCAACATGCCACCAACACGTTAGCGCTCACCGGCCGCCGCTGCGGCCGGACCCCGCAGCATCACTCACAGGGAGCTATTTGGAAT
This window harbors:
- the CBLN2 gene encoding cerebellin-2, with the protein product MGWRRRGALPEPAGGCSCCLAAALPLLLLLLPAGCPVRAQNDTEPIVLEGKCLVVCDSSPSADGAITSSLGISVRSGSAKVAFSATRSTNHEPSEMSNRTMTIYFDQVLVNIGNHFDLASSIFVAPRKGIYSFSFHVVKVYNRQTIQVSLMQNGYPVISAFAGDQDVTREAASNGVLLLMEREDKVHLKLERGNLMGGWKYSTFSGFLVFPL